The Capsicum annuum cultivar UCD-10X-F1 chromosome 1, UCD10Xv1.1, whole genome shotgun sequence sequence TATCTTCAGTTGTTTTTTATTTACGtggttaaaaatagtttttatgtatatatagtggATGTTGAACTCCTGTCTGGGTAGTTCGTATGTTTACTTTTGAACTCCCTCAATAAAAACTCTTACTTTGATAATACAAGCGCAAATGTGATAGCAATAAGTTATGTTTCTTCAACGATGAACAAGAGCAATGCCCAAATATAAtactatttaaatattattttgaatcaaaatttaCGAAAAACATAcactttttctacttttcttcgcattttaattttgatttaagtTGTCTTCTTGCATTCATTAATatcattatttctatttttctcttctaattatttttgtaagttaatagatttaaaaattatatatgaataacttgattcgattgcatttTTAGATCAgtggatgtttgattttctaaccctcaactttttCACTGTTtttagcataatagaattcaacatgtgtgtatatatatatatatatatcttctttgtttccattcaaaatcattctttagaaTCAAAATTTTCGCCTAGACAAAAATTAGTTGGAttaaaatcgaagctttgtgattagtattatattatttttatatagtttacaggttgtagataaagtcggttgactttgaagaattttttgtgtaaaggttaggtttaattgtattgttttgatatctttattatcttattgcttttaatttacagatgaatgtgggtcggcttttaatttttttttaagtaaaggttaggtttaattgtattatcgtaatatctctattagtttgttattttgttgtagtttatacttcgtagatgaatctcgatcagCTTTGAGAAATtattgtgtgtaaaatttaagtttaattgtattgttttgatatcacttttatcatattattttgttgcagtttacaggtgagaGATAAATGTtcgtcggctttgagaaatttttctatgtaaaggttaggtttagttttattattttaatatttctattatcgtattattttgttattatttacaggtggtagatgagtgtcggacaactttgagaatttttttgtgtgtaaagattagatttaattgtattaatttgatgtctctatcattgtattgttttgttgcaatttacacaTGATAGATGAATATtgattgacttttaaaaatatttttggtaaaggttaggtatAATAAATAAACTCTCCATCTtcacatactcaaaagatagtaaatataattattatatattcatctttattatttaaataaatattatatttaatataatattttaaagtgaGGTATACAGCTATAACGAAACTACTGGTTTATTCTAAACATGAGAAGCACTAATGTTAAAAGCTGAAAGgccaccaacatgggttgtgatACAGTGAATGAGTtgttccacccttaatcagatGTCGAGAGTTTCATGGATAAAATTTTGTTGGGAACGCTGCACGTTAATAGGTTGCAATCGGACACcgaatgaaaaaattaaaaaaataaataaaaaagctGAAAGGCCAATTTACCAATTGAATATTGAACGATTATTTTACCCTCAATCTAAAATTAATTCTACACTTTAAAAAAGTAGGAATCTGCCAATTTGATCCTCAAAATTAATCGCCACCAAAGCCCAATCTAGAGCGGCGTTACCACCATCACCGCCACAACATCAAACAGCGCCCGCACCGCCCTGTTGGCCTATCTGTAATATGGCTGCGCCGTACGAAGAATCCCAACTCACGTTTTCAGCACTATAAACTGAATTTCAGGTGGAAAAATATCGCTGCAcccattatcttttttttttttcttcttttcagtGAGAGTAGCGTAAAACTTGTCTTCTCTTCCTCCTCGATAATGGCCTCATGATCTTTAGCAAATCTTATTTTAGGTACTAACTGCGGGGGCAAGCATACGTTGAAGTTACAATGATGATAGGACGGAGAAGTATATCCACATTTTCTTGTTTATGCCACAGAATTAAGCAGACAGGTGACTGTTTCTTCTACTGAATTATATTATTGATTCTCAAATGTATTTATCAATCATTTTGTTTTTGAGTTGTACTCTCTCCATCCATCCCATATtagtaagaaatcataaataatactGTATAGGTTATCCAATCCTTTGAAAAAAGAAACTTTTTGAAACTTATTTAGgctttcaaaaaaatatgaattgtgGGGGGtaaaatgagatattttaattaattttgtctTGCTTTGGTAAATGAACTAGTAATTTAGGTGGGCAACTAATATcggatggagggagtatatgcTTACGGCTATATTAGTGATACGTAAAAATAGATCAACGTACTACTAGATTCCAACTTTGGTATTGTGGCAAATTTGAAGCTACTATTTGAGCCAAATGCACATCGTGGGTTTTTTCATgatatatagaaattgtagaaaAAGACTTATGTTTCCTCAAATGCACAAAGATAATGATGGTAATAtactttatatttcttttttatgttGCAGAAAGTGAAATTGTTAGAATGTTTGAAATCTCAAGGCCTAAGGCCGGAACAGAAGGCTTCCAAGACAAGCGACCACCCTTAAGAAGGGGCTCTGTGAGGATATTGGATGAGAGGTTCATCAGGATTTTGAAGATATTTAAGTGGGGTCCTGATGCCGAAAAGGCCTTGGAGGTACTAAAGCTGAAAGTAGACAATGAATTGGTTCGAGAGATTCTTAAAATAGACATTGAGGTAAGTGTGAAAGTTCAGTTTTTCAAGTGGGCTGGTAAAAGGAGGAACTTTGAACATGACTCTACTACCTACCTAACTTTGATTCGATGTCTTGAAGAAGCTGGGCTGACTGGTGAAATGTGGAAGATGGTGCAAGAAATGGCACGGAGTACATGTGTCATTACTCCTGCACATCTCTCCGAGACTATAAGAATTTTGGGCAGGGCAAAAATGGTGAACAAAGCCCTATCAATATTTTACCAGATTAAAAGCCGCAAGTGCAAGCCAACTACAACCACTTACAATTCCATTATTCTGATGCTGATGCAAGAGGGTCAGCATGAAAAAGTACATGAGCTTTACGGTGAAATGTGTAATGAGGGCAATTGTTTCCCTGATACAGTTACCTACAGTGCTCTTATATCATCTTATGCAAAGCTAGGCCGTGACGATTCTGCTATTAGGTTGTTTGATGAAATGAAGGTCAACGGTTTACATCCCACTGCAAAGATATATACAACCTTGTTAGCAGTTTACTTCAAATTGGGTAGGGTCGAAATGGCTTTAGCATTATTCAGTGAGATGAAGAATGATTGTATCCCAACTGTGTACACTTACACTGAATTGATAAGAGGGCTTGGTAAAGCTGGTAGAATCGAGGAGGCGTATTCTGTATTTCTGTCCATGCTAAAAGAGGGATGTAAGCCGGATGTTGTGTTGATAAACAATGTGATAAACCTTCTAGGAAGGGGAGGACGTATAGGTGATGCTTTTAAATTGTTTAATGGAATGGAATCATTAAACTGTAAACCAAATGTTGTGACATATAATACCATTATCAAATCCCTGTTTGAGTCGAAAGCTCCAGTATCCGAGGCTTCATCTTGGTTTGACAGAATGAAGGCAAATGGTGTCACTCCAAGCTCTTTTACTTATTCAATACTTATTGATGGGTATTGcaagaaaaatagagttgaaAAAGCTTTAGGCTTGCTTGAGGAGATGGATGAGAAGTGCTTTCCTCCTTGTCCAGCTGCCTATTGCAGCTTGATCAATAGCCTTGGAAAAGCAAAACGCTATGAAGCTGCAAATGAGTTGTTTCAAGAACTAAAAGAGAGTTGTGGATCTAGCAGCTCTCGGGTATATGCTGTAATGATAAAGCACTTCGGAAAATGCGGCCGTATGGCTGAGGCTGTCAATCTTTTCAATGAGATGCAAAAGCTGGGATGTTCCCCTGATGTATATGCATACAATGCACTCATGTCCGGACTGGTGAGGGCAGGTATGCTAGATGAGGCTTTTTCCATGCTTCATAGTATGGAAGAAAATGCTTGTGCTCCCGACTTGAACTCATTTAACATAATATTAAATGGTTTGGCCAAGACTGGT is a genomic window containing:
- the LOC107868814 gene encoding pentatricopeptide repeat-containing protein At3g16010, whose translation is MMIGRRSISTFSCLCHRIKQTESEIVRMFEISRPKAGTEGFQDKRPPLRRGSVRILDERFIRILKIFKWGPDAEKALEVLKLKVDNELVREILKIDIEVSVKVQFFKWAGKRRNFEHDSTTYLTLIRCLEEAGLTGEMWKMVQEMARSTCVITPAHLSETIRILGRAKMVNKALSIFYQIKSRKCKPTTTTYNSIILMLMQEGQHEKVHELYGEMCNEGNCFPDTVTYSALISSYAKLGRDDSAIRLFDEMKVNGLHPTAKIYTTLLAVYFKLGRVEMALALFSEMKNDCIPTVYTYTELIRGLGKAGRIEEAYSVFLSMLKEGCKPDVVLINNVINLLGRGGRIGDAFKLFNGMESLNCKPNVVTYNTIIKSLFESKAPVSEASSWFDRMKANGVTPSSFTYSILIDGYCKKNRVEKALGLLEEMDEKCFPPCPAAYCSLINSLGKAKRYEAANELFQELKESCGSSSSRVYAVMIKHFGKCGRMAEAVNLFNEMQKLGCSPDVYAYNALMSGLVRAGMLDEAFSMLHSMEENACAPDLNSFNIILNGLAKTGEAQRAIGMFTKMKNSTIKPDAVSYNTILGCLSRAGMFEEAARLMKEMHAYGFEYDLITYSSILEAVGHMDEDGSCHTS